In Saccharicrinis fermentans DSM 9555 = JCM 21142, a genomic segment contains:
- a CDS encoding type II toxin-antitoxin system RelE/ParE family toxin has protein sequence MAITSKGKGKSGGARVITYLITEDNEIYLTYIYDKSQLENITKEQIIELLKKAGLL, from the coding sequence TTGGCTATAACCTCTAAAGGCAAAGGAAAATCTGGGGGTGCAAGGGTAATCACTTATTTGATTACTGAGGACAACGAAATTTACCTTACATACATTTACGATAAGAGCCAGCTCGAAAACATTACCAAAGAACAAATTATTGAACTGCTTAAAAAAGCAGGTTTATTATAA
- a CDS encoding prevent-host-death protein: protein MLIISSREFRQNQKKYFERADSGEQIIVQRGKDKSYALTPVNEDDIYFNAEMLQKIKQSIEEVKQGKVKQVTTPEGISDLLGL from the coding sequence ATGTTAATAATCAGTAGTAGAGAATTTAGGCAAAATCAAAAAAAGTATTTTGAGAGAGCTGACAGCGGAGAACAAATTATAGTTCAAAGAGGAAAAGATAAGTCTTATGCTTTAACGCCAGTCAATGAGGATGATATTTATTTTAATGCAGAAATGCTGCAGAAAATAAAACAAAGCATAGAAGAAGTAAAACAGGGTAAAGTAAAACAAGTTACAACACCTGAGGGAATAAGCGATTTATTAGGACTATGA
- a CDS encoding hydrogen peroxide-inducible genes activator, translated as MITITQLEYVVAVDTYRHFVTASEKCFVSQPTLSMQIKKMEEELDVVIFDRSKQPVVPTQIGEVIIQQARKSLAENKRIYELVKEHQNMVEGELVIGIIPSLAPYLLPLFAGSFSREYPKVKLKIMELLSEDIIDQLNKDRIDVGLLVTPLHEKGIQEKSIFYERMFLYVNNKHQLASKSKVEPAEIAGEGLWLLSHGHCFRSQVVNLYSFHDKIKNEISINYESGSLETIKKLVEKEGGYTLLPELSIDDNVLNNRYAQVKNIGESDPLREVSMVYSRNFSKRQLLNLLYEHIRISIPEHLLSQADGHIVEWRD; from the coding sequence ATGATTACAATAACTCAGTTAGAATATGTGGTGGCTGTGGATACTTACCGGCATTTTGTAACAGCTAGTGAAAAGTGTTTTGTTTCGCAGCCAACCCTTAGTATGCAAATAAAAAAAATGGAAGAGGAGTTAGATGTGGTTATTTTTGACCGTTCCAAGCAGCCGGTAGTGCCTACTCAAATTGGAGAGGTAATTATTCAACAAGCGCGTAAGTCATTGGCCGAAAATAAACGCATTTATGAATTGGTTAAAGAGCACCAAAATATGGTAGAAGGCGAGTTGGTAATAGGTATTATTCCTTCCTTAGCACCTTATTTATTGCCTTTGTTCGCCGGTTCATTTTCCAGAGAATATCCCAAAGTAAAGCTGAAGATTATGGAGCTGCTTTCAGAGGATATTATTGATCAGTTAAATAAAGATAGGATTGATGTGGGCTTGTTAGTTACTCCTTTGCACGAAAAGGGAATACAAGAAAAAAGTATTTTTTATGAACGCATGTTCTTATATGTGAATAATAAACATCAGCTGGCCTCAAAATCTAAGGTAGAGCCTGCTGAAATAGCTGGCGAAGGTTTGTGGTTGCTAAGTCATGGGCACTGTTTTAGGAGTCAGGTGGTGAACCTTTATTCCTTTCATGATAAAATTAAGAATGAAATTTCTATCAATTATGAGAGTGGTTCATTGGAGACGATAAAGAAATTGGTTGAAAAGGAAGGAGGATATACCTTATTACCTGAGTTATCCATCGATGATAATGTGTTAAATAACCGTTATGCACAAGTAAAAAATATAGGAGAAAGTGATCCATTGCGCGAAGTGAGTATGGTATATTCTCGAAATTTTTCTAAAAGGCAGCTATTGAACTTGTTGTATGAGCATATCAGGATATCTATTCCGGAACATTTACTCAGTCAGGCGGATGGACATATCGTAGAATGGCGTGATTGA
- a CDS encoding Txe/YoeB family addiction module toxin, with translation MSYVLEFTETALADIKKHRKVGDKAVLRKMDNLLKELMEHPLTGTGQPKPLKHSLTGIYSRRINGKHRLVYSIEEEKITVHVLSTWGHYGDK, from the coding sequence ATGAGTTATGTTTTAGAGTTTACGGAAACGGCATTGGCAGATATCAAAAAGCATAGAAAGGTAGGCGACAAGGCTGTTTTGAGAAAAATGGACAACTTACTTAAAGAACTGATGGAGCACCCCTTAACAGGAACTGGTCAACCTAAGCCGTTAAAACATAGTCTAACAGGAATATATTCCAGAAGAATCAATGGTAAACACCGTTTGGTATACTCGATTGAAGAAGAGAAAATTACAGTTCATGTATTAAGTACCTGGGGACACTACGGAGATAAATAA
- a CDS encoding RecQ family ATP-dependent DNA helicase, which yields MEKYLQILKKYWGFDGFRSMQDQIVRSIGEGKDTLGLLPTGGGKSITFQVPAMAQEGICLVVTPLVALMKDQVANLRKKNVKAMAVYSGLSRREISIAYDNCIYGDYKFLYLSPERLSNDLFLDKLVHFKVSMIVVDEAHCISQWGYDFRPSYLKIAELRKVLPDVPVLALTATATPQIVEDIQERLLFSQKNVVRKSFERENLAYIVRQTDDKLNQLVKIVKSIDGCAVVFVRNRKKTKEYALWLQDSGITTHYYHAGLSNELKDRRQKEWMNDQVQVMVCTNAFGMGIDKPDVRLVVHMDAPDSIEAYFQEAGRAGRDGKKAYAVLLWSANDKTRLKKNVTVSFPEKEVIFRVYNALGNFFQLATGHGEEMVYDFDMVQFCRAYHFNLLTVFNSLKILQRAGYIEYSEEANLPSRVHFLVQKIELYHFQVKNEQFNSFIKLLLRSYTGFFTEYVVINEQVLAQRANVAVDLVYKYLNKLNHLKVIHYIPGKRTPLIQYIRPREELRLLRLPNEVYRDRKKQYEQRIKAVIDYAEFSHVCRSRFLLHYFGQKNTKDCGQCDVCIEKKKRGLDSKQADEIENKLKEILSSPRSYPEIENMIGVPEKKWLDVFNWLADNDIIYPDTEERWQLK from the coding sequence TTGGAAAAATACCTTCAAATATTAAAAAAATACTGGGGTTTTGATGGGTTTCGGTCCATGCAAGATCAGATTGTTCGATCTATTGGAGAAGGCAAAGATACTTTGGGTTTGCTGCCAACTGGAGGTGGTAAGTCAATAACATTTCAAGTTCCGGCCATGGCCCAAGAGGGCATTTGTTTGGTGGTGACACCCTTGGTTGCATTGATGAAAGATCAGGTGGCTAATTTGCGGAAAAAGAATGTGAAGGCTATGGCTGTGTATTCAGGTCTAAGTCGTCGCGAAATTAGTATCGCCTATGATAATTGTATTTATGGAGATTATAAATTTCTTTATCTCTCGCCCGAACGCTTATCCAATGATCTTTTTTTGGACAAGCTGGTACATTTTAAGGTTAGCATGATTGTGGTGGATGAAGCTCATTGTATCAGTCAGTGGGGATACGATTTTAGGCCATCATATCTTAAGATTGCGGAGCTGCGAAAGGTGCTTCCTGATGTTCCTGTATTGGCACTGACCGCTACGGCAACACCCCAAATAGTGGAGGATATACAGGAGCGTTTGTTGTTTTCCCAGAAGAATGTGGTTCGAAAGAGCTTTGAAAGAGAGAATTTGGCTTATATCGTTCGTCAAACGGACGATAAGTTGAATCAACTGGTGAAAATAGTGAAATCCATAGATGGATGTGCTGTGGTATTTGTGCGCAATAGAAAAAAGACCAAGGAGTATGCCTTGTGGTTGCAAGACAGTGGAATTACTACCCATTATTACCATGCAGGACTCAGTAATGAGTTGAAGGATAGGCGACAAAAGGAATGGATGAACGATCAAGTGCAGGTGATGGTTTGTACCAATGCCTTTGGTATGGGTATTGATAAACCGGATGTTCGTTTAGTGGTGCATATGGATGCCCCAGATTCCATAGAAGCCTATTTTCAGGAAGCAGGTAGAGCCGGACGAGATGGAAAGAAGGCTTATGCTGTTTTGTTGTGGTCGGCAAACGATAAAACGCGTTTGAAGAAAAATGTGACCGTGTCGTTTCCTGAAAAGGAGGTTATTTTTAGAGTGTACAATGCTTTGGGTAATTTCTTTCAGTTGGCTACAGGACATGGAGAGGAGATGGTGTACGACTTTGATATGGTGCAATTCTGTAGGGCTTATCATTTTAATTTACTTACGGTTTTTAATAGCCTAAAAATTTTGCAGCGTGCTGGCTATATTGAATATAGTGAGGAGGCGAATCTGCCGTCCCGCGTCCATTTTCTGGTGCAGAAGATAGAATTGTATCATTTTCAAGTAAAGAATGAACAGTTTAATTCTTTTATAAAACTATTATTGCGTTCCTATACTGGTTTTTTTACCGAATATGTTGTGATTAATGAGCAGGTGCTGGCTCAACGTGCCAATGTGGCTGTGGATCTGGTGTATAAGTATCTCAATAAATTAAATCATCTGAAGGTGATTCATTATATTCCCGGGAAAAGAACGCCTTTGATACAATATATTCGTCCTCGTGAAGAATTGAGGCTCCTTAGGCTGCCTAATGAAGTTTATCGTGACCGTAAAAAGCAATATGAGCAAAGGATAAAAGCAGTCATTGATTATGCTGAGTTCTCTCATGTATGTCGAAGTCGTTTTTTGCTTCATTATTTTGGACAGAAAAATACAAAAGACTGTGGTCAATGTGATGTTTGTATTGAGAAAAAGAAAAGAGGGTTAGATAGCAAACAGGCTGATGAAATAGAAAATAAACTCAAGGAAATTCTATCCAGTCCGCGATCTTATCCTGAAATTGAAAATATGATAGGTGTTCCTGAAAAAAAATGGCTGGATGTTTTTAATTGGTTAGCCGACAATGATATTATTTATCCCGACACCGAAGAGAGGTGGCAGCTGAAATAG
- a CDS encoding patatin-like phospholipase family protein — translation MNKQTIGIALSGGGARGIAHIGVLKALEEHGIYPTNVAGTSMGAIVGVLYAAGFSANEMARVLKDEKVYKWFKVEWFKPGLLSLSGVKDLLSKQVGHNEFGKLKRPFSVVVSNLNTGKGEIISRGDMLMEWVIASACVPIVFTPMVINGFTYVDGGLFHNLPTEALIGESNYIIGSNVNPVSRVEEVESAKQVGERVFNLSIAQNVWQSRNYCDFFIEAKDIVKYATWDYFKVDELIEVGYNAANKIIDKYILPELKEAGVIGKKLSM, via the coding sequence ATGAATAAGCAAACCATAGGCATTGCTCTCAGTGGAGGAGGAGCCAGGGGGATAGCGCATATAGGCGTTTTAAAAGCACTAGAAGAACACGGAATTTATCCGACCAATGTGGCAGGAACCAGTATGGGGGCTATCGTTGGGGTTCTTTATGCTGCCGGTTTTTCGGCAAATGAAATGGCCCGTGTGCTCAAAGATGAAAAAGTATATAAATGGTTTAAGGTGGAGTGGTTTAAACCCGGTTTGTTGAGTTTGTCGGGTGTGAAGGATCTTTTGTCCAAACAAGTGGGGCACAATGAATTTGGGAAACTAAAGCGCCCTTTTTCTGTGGTAGTGTCAAATTTAAATACTGGTAAAGGAGAGATCATTAGTAGAGGTGATATGTTAATGGAATGGGTGATAGCCAGCGCTTGCGTGCCTATTGTCTTTACTCCCATGGTAATAAATGGCTTTACATATGTGGATGGCGGATTATTTCATAACTTGCCTACAGAGGCGCTTATTGGAGAAAGTAATTATATTATCGGTTCCAATGTAAATCCAGTGAGTAGAGTTGAAGAAGTAGAATCGGCAAAGCAAGTGGGGGAGCGTGTGTTTAATTTATCCATAGCTCAAAATGTATGGCAAAGTAGAAATTATTGCGATTTCTTTATCGAAGCGAAAGATATTGTGAAATATGCTACTTGGGATTATTTTAAAGTGGATGAGTTGATAGAAGTGGGTTATAATGCAGCTAATAAAATCATTGATAAATATATCTTGCCTGAGTTGAAAGAGGCCGGCGTTATAGGTAAAAAGTTAAGCATGTAG
- a CDS encoding Dps family protein, whose protein sequence is MKNLIGLDKAKAEKLNEKLNELLANYQVFYQNLRGFHWNIKGKTFFELHAKFEEYYNDAVVKVDEIAERILTLEGEPLHTFSAYTSTSSLKEAKGISEGTKAVEIVVQNFSTLVALEREILSLAGEADDEGTVSLMSDYISETEKTLWMLNAYLK, encoded by the coding sequence ATGAAAAATTTAATAGGATTAGACAAAGCAAAAGCTGAAAAATTAAATGAAAAATTAAATGAGCTATTGGCCAACTACCAGGTTTTTTACCAAAATTTAAGAGGATTTCACTGGAACATTAAAGGAAAAACTTTTTTTGAACTACATGCTAAATTCGAAGAGTATTATAATGACGCTGTGGTGAAAGTAGATGAAATAGCAGAACGTATTTTAACGCTAGAGGGAGAACCTTTACACACCTTCAGTGCCTATACTTCAACATCCAGTTTGAAAGAAGCCAAGGGCATTAGTGAGGGAACTAAAGCCGTTGAGATAGTGGTTCAGAATTTTTCTACTTTAGTAGCCCTGGAGCGTGAAATACTATCACTGGCAGGCGAAGCGGACGACGAAGGAACCGTTTCACTAATGAGCGATTATATTTCAGAAACAGAGAAAACACTCTGGATGCTTAATGCTTACTTGAAATAA
- a CDS encoding DUF2795 domain-containing protein has translation MYWTLELASKLEDAPWPASKDELIDFAIRSGAPLEVIENLQEIEDEGDIYESIEDIWPDYPSKDDFFFNEDEY, from the coding sequence ATGTATTGGACACTAGAGTTAGCATCTAAATTAGAGGATGCACCCTGGCCAGCATCTAAGGACGAGTTAATAGATTTCGCAATTCGTTCAGGGGCACCATTAGAAGTTATTGAAAATCTTCAGGAGATTGAGGACGAGGGGGATATTTACGAGAGTATTGAGGATATATGGCCTGATTATCCTAGTAAGGATGATTTTTTCTTTAATGAAGATGAGTACTAG
- a CDS encoding cob(I)yrinic acid a,c-diamide adenosyltransferase, giving the protein MSKSLVYTKTGDKGKTSLIGGTRVAKNHYRLEAYGTVDELNTFVGMIRSYEVDENTERQIIDIQHKLFVIGAYLATDSNVTDLRDKLDYDEAIIETLEKEMDRMESDLPPMKHFVLPGGHPGVSYCHISRTVCRRAERRILAMAEESEVNPWVIKYINRLSDYLFVLSRYLSKHYGVNEIPWVPEL; this is encoded by the coding sequence ATGAGTAAAAGTTTAGTTTATACAAAAACAGGCGATAAGGGTAAAACCAGTTTGATTGGAGGCACACGGGTTGCTAAAAATCACTATCGGCTCGAAGCATACGGAACGGTTGATGAGCTGAATACCTTTGTTGGAATGATTCGTTCTTATGAGGTGGATGAAAATACCGAAAGGCAAATTATTGATATTCAACACAAGCTCTTTGTGATAGGCGCTTATCTGGCAACGGATTCAAATGTAACAGATTTGAGGGATAAGCTGGACTATGATGAGGCTATTATTGAAACCTTGGAGAAGGAAATGGATAGGATGGAAAGTGATTTGCCGCCAATGAAACATTTTGTTTTGCCAGGAGGACATCCGGGAGTTAGCTATTGCCATATTTCCAGAACTGTTTGCAGAAGAGCGGAAAGACGAATTCTGGCCATGGCAGAGGAGTCTGAGGTGAATCCGTGGGTAATAAAGTACATTAATAGGCTTTCTGACTATCTGTTTGTTTTGTCACGTTATTTGTCAAAACATTACGGTGTGAATGAAATTCCTTGGGTTCCCGAGTTGTAG
- a CDS encoding IS1634 family transposase: MYFKVSMRKNPETGVYSGYYRLVESYRNEDGRVCHRTMVNAGYLDDLNADQLVIIQKLITEKAENCNNPLFTYQESDDSLVNKYVDEFYDILVAKKKIDIVSKTNKKQQANKGKDIQNIDVNSIKNKDVREIGSEWMCHQALEQLQFGGFLEKQGWSDHDINLAKTHLISRAVYPASELKTSKWIKENSSVCEITGTDIGKVTKDKLYRISNKLYEVKEALENHLSVRTNELFDIKDKIVLYDLTNTYFEGRKEHSSIAKFGRSKEKRSDAKLVVLALVINVEGFIKYSSILEGNMADSKTLEGMINNLRVKTSTSSKKALVVIDAGIATDDNLKMIASKGYDYLCVSRVHLTKYTIDANAKTVSVYDNKKRKIELCRVKSERNNDYYLKVKSEAKKLKERSMNEQFQARFEEGLRKINESLSKKGGVKRLDKVHERIGRLKQKYPSIQRYYNIEVNALAEEKGTRGKKTQKHPLASSIEWSVKENIEINARSGIYFLRTSLENYDEDVLWSFYNTIREIEASFRVLKTDLDLRPIYHKTDSSTMAHLHLGLLAYWVVNTIRYQLKSKGINHGWKEIVRIMNTQKAVTTTAQNVEDQTISIRRCSEPNEKVKQLYDALKYKYAPFTRKKSVVHKMKIKKSQVATKQESPPI, from the coding sequence ATGTATTTCAAAGTATCCATGCGCAAAAATCCAGAAACTGGAGTTTACTCTGGTTATTATCGATTGGTTGAGAGCTACCGCAACGAAGACGGTAGGGTATGCCACCGCACCATGGTCAATGCCGGATACTTAGATGATTTGAATGCAGATCAATTAGTTATAATACAAAAGCTTATCACAGAAAAGGCCGAAAACTGCAATAACCCTTTGTTCACTTATCAAGAAAGTGACGATAGCCTCGTAAATAAGTATGTTGATGAGTTTTACGATATTCTGGTAGCTAAGAAAAAAATTGACATTGTTTCAAAAACAAACAAAAAACAACAGGCAAACAAAGGCAAGGATATTCAAAATATTGATGTCAATAGCATCAAAAATAAAGATGTCCGCGAAATTGGTTCAGAGTGGATGTGCCACCAGGCATTGGAACAACTCCAGTTTGGAGGCTTTCTTGAAAAACAAGGATGGAGCGACCACGATATAAATCTGGCAAAAACACATCTTATTAGCCGAGCCGTATATCCTGCATCCGAACTTAAAACAAGTAAATGGATAAAAGAAAACTCATCGGTATGCGAAATTACGGGAACCGACATAGGAAAAGTTACTAAAGATAAGCTGTATCGGATTTCCAATAAATTATATGAAGTAAAAGAAGCTTTGGAAAACCACCTTTCTGTCAGAACCAACGAACTATTCGACATTAAGGACAAAATCGTATTGTACGATCTTACCAATACTTATTTTGAAGGACGAAAAGAACACAGCAGTATAGCGAAATTTGGCCGGAGCAAGGAGAAACGGAGCGATGCAAAGTTGGTGGTGCTTGCCTTGGTGATAAATGTAGAAGGGTTTATAAAATATTCATCCATACTTGAAGGTAATATGGCCGATTCAAAAACACTTGAAGGCATGATCAACAATCTTCGGGTAAAAACATCCACATCATCAAAAAAAGCATTGGTGGTAATCGATGCGGGGATAGCCACGGATGACAACCTGAAAATGATTGCCTCAAAAGGATATGATTATTTGTGCGTAAGCCGTGTACACCTTACTAAATACACTATTGATGCAAATGCAAAAACGGTATCAGTTTACGATAATAAAAAACGTAAAATTGAATTGTGCCGGGTTAAATCAGAAAGAAACAATGATTATTACCTCAAAGTAAAAAGCGAAGCAAAAAAGCTGAAGGAGCGTTCGATGAACGAGCAGTTCCAAGCTAGGTTCGAAGAAGGACTTCGAAAAATTAACGAAAGCCTGAGCAAAAAAGGAGGCGTAAAACGCTTGGATAAAGTTCATGAACGCATAGGTCGGTTAAAGCAGAAATACCCATCGATACAAAGATATTATAATATTGAAGTCAATGCCCTTGCGGAAGAAAAAGGTACAAGGGGCAAGAAGACACAAAAGCATCCACTTGCCTCGTCAATAGAATGGTCTGTAAAAGAAAACATTGAAATCAATGCTCGTAGTGGAATATATTTTCTGCGCACTTCACTTGAAAACTATGATGAAGATGTTTTATGGAGTTTTTACAATACCATCCGGGAGATTGAAGCTTCTTTTCGAGTTTTAAAAACCGATCTTGATTTACGCCCAATTTATCACAAAACCGATTCAAGTACAATGGCTCATCTGCACCTTGGGTTGTTGGCATATTGGGTAGTGAATACAATCAGGTATCAACTAAAAAGTAAAGGGATAAACCATGGATGGAAAGAAATCGTCCGCATAATGAATACACAAAAGGCGGTTACAACAACTGCTCAAAACGTAGAGGATCAAACTATTTCAATAAGACGTTGCTCTGAGCCTAACGAAAAAGTAAAACAATTATATGATGCTCTGAAATACAAATATGCTCCCTTTACCCGAAAAAAATCTGTAGTACACAAAATGAAAATAAAAAAATCGCAAGTGGCTACAAAACAAGAATCTCCGCCAATTTAG
- a CDS encoding ABC transporter ATP-binding protein → MDENVIEISEITKHYQVGTQVVKALQGVDMFIKRGEYVAIMGPSGSGKSTLMNIIGALDTPTGGSYVLNGTDVSRLSDDKLAEIRNKEIGFVFQTFNLLPRYSALENVMLPLIYAGLSKQERLKKGEEVVKRVGLENRASHKPNELSGGQRQRVAVARALINNPSIILADEPTGNLDSKTSVDIMRLFGDIHSQGNTIILVTHEEDIAQYAHRIIRLRDGVIESDTVNHDIMVFEE, encoded by the coding sequence ATGGATGAGAATGTTATTGAAATTAGTGAGATCACCAAGCATTATCAGGTAGGAACGCAAGTTGTAAAAGCATTGCAAGGGGTTGATATGTTTATAAAAAGGGGTGAATATGTTGCCATTATGGGGCCTTCGGGATCTGGAAAGTCAACCTTAATGAATATAATTGGAGCCTTAGATACTCCAACAGGAGGTTCTTATGTGCTAAATGGTACTGATGTGAGTCGTTTGAGTGATGATAAATTAGCTGAAATTAGAAATAAGGAGATTGGTTTTGTGTTTCAAACCTTTAATTTGCTGCCTAGGTATTCGGCACTGGAGAATGTAATGCTCCCATTGATATATGCGGGATTGTCAAAACAAGAACGTTTGAAAAAAGGTGAAGAAGTGGTGAAAAGGGTTGGGCTGGAAAACAGAGCCTCGCATAAACCCAATGAATTGTCGGGAGGACAACGGCAAAGAGTAGCTGTCGCAAGAGCTTTGATCAATAATCCATCTATTATTTTGGCCGATGAACCTACGGGTAATTTGGATTCAAAAACATCGGTTGATATTATGCGCTTATTTGGAGATATTCATTCTCAGGGTAATACTATTATTTTGGTAACGCATGAAGAGGATATTGCACAGTATGCCCATCGTATTATTCGTTTACGGGATGGTGTCATTGAGTCTGATACCGTTAATCACGATATTATGGTGTTCGAAGAATGA
- a CDS encoding IS701 family transposase, protein MYLSEFQHHFKNRTKSNFDKATQYVEGLALSDLKNIERITETLNADYHKMQHFITESNWDARAVIDQIANQVDQSLPNQKLKGLLIDESGWVKKGDKSIGVDHQYCGNVGKTANSQVAVFGCLCTDKYAALVDTRLYLPRSWCTNNARCETAGIPKEDRVFKTKPELATDIVKHQLEMGIEFDYVGGDGLYGNDLAFTRSVEDMGLVYMLDIHSDQKIHLEKPELHIPERKSNRGRPPKRPKASTPSVNANEYIETLTNKDWKKLDIRDSAKGKLKGLFHFKTVYIWDKVQNIVEKRLLVISKRKTKQGVEIKYSFTNAELAQYTHQALAYMQAQRFFIEHSFKEQKQIVGLDQFQTRKWLSWHHQVALNLMVGSFMLKEKLLNQDEVPLLSARDIMDFMVYKFYREMTDERMLEKLQQRHEKRQRDIDLCYSKQ, encoded by the coding sequence GTGTATTTATCTGAATTTCAGCACCATTTTAAAAATAGAACAAAATCCAACTTCGACAAAGCTACTCAATACGTCGAAGGTCTAGCTTTAAGCGATTTGAAAAACATCGAACGCATCACTGAGACATTAAACGCAGACTACCATAAGATGCAGCATTTTATCACCGAATCCAATTGGGATGCAAGAGCTGTCATCGACCAAATAGCAAATCAGGTAGACCAATCACTCCCAAACCAAAAATTAAAAGGATTACTCATAGACGAAAGCGGATGGGTGAAAAAAGGTGACAAAAGCATTGGTGTTGATCACCAGTATTGCGGGAACGTTGGGAAGACTGCAAACTCGCAGGTTGCAGTTTTTGGTTGCTTGTGCACGGACAAATATGCAGCGTTGGTCGACACGAGACTGTACCTTCCAAGGTCATGGTGTACTAACAACGCCAGGTGTGAAACTGCTGGCATCCCCAAAGAGGACAGGGTTTTCAAGACAAAACCGGAGCTGGCTACAGATATTGTGAAGCACCAACTGGAAATGGGTATCGAGTTCGATTACGTTGGGGGGGATGGACTTTATGGCAATGACCTTGCGTTTACCCGTTCGGTTGAGGATATGGGTTTGGTGTACATGCTTGACATTCATAGCGATCAAAAAATCCACCTTGAAAAACCAGAACTACATATTCCAGAGCGAAAGAGCAATCGTGGGCGCCCACCCAAAAGGCCGAAGGCAAGCACCCCATCGGTAAACGCTAACGAATATATAGAAACGCTTACAAACAAGGACTGGAAAAAGCTTGACATTCGTGATTCTGCCAAGGGAAAGCTGAAGGGATTGTTCCATTTTAAGACAGTTTACATTTGGGATAAGGTTCAGAACATTGTTGAGAAACGGTTGCTGGTCATTTCGAAAAGAAAGACAAAGCAGGGAGTAGAAATAAAATATTCGTTCACTAACGCAGAACTTGCTCAATACACGCATCAGGCGCTGGCATACATGCAGGCACAACGCTTTTTCATTGAGCATAGCTTCAAAGAGCAAAAACAGATAGTAGGCTTGGATCAGTTCCAAACCCGCAAATGGCTGTCATGGCATCACCAAGTAGCCCTCAACTTAATGGTGGGCAGCTTTATGCTGAAAGAAAAACTATTGAATCAAGACGAAGTCCCATTGTTGTCGGCAAGAGACATTATGGATTTTATGGTATACAAATTTTATCGTGAAATGACCGATGAACGGATGCTGGAAAAACTGCAGCAGCGACATGAAAAGCGACAGCGTGACATAGACCTCTGTTATTCAAAGCAATAA
- a CDS encoding O-methyltransferase produces the protein MNWFQVKAYIKHRFRKKQWRAGDFSSLVAAELAKYVIYNHHPYYSFQDVDDIRHDLQQAKQKLEVTDFGVGSKKFKTNERSIRHLIKYNATPKKQGEFIFRLVQYLKPCNIIELGTSLGIGTLYLALPNSLTQVFTIEGCPKISQIAQQNFSIAGALNIVQHIGSFQDELPMILASVDQVGMVYFDGHHAYQPTIDYFHLCLNKAKGKTVFVFDDIYWSKGMAMAWNEIIAHPSVSLSFDFFSFGVVVLNVPYVKEHYFITNI, from the coding sequence GTGAATTGGTTTCAAGTAAAGGCTTATATAAAGCATAGATTCAGAAAAAAACAATGGAGAGCAGGTGATTTTTCTTCTCTTGTAGCAGCCGAATTGGCTAAGTATGTTATTTATAATCATCATCCTTATTATTCTTTTCAGGATGTGGATGATATAAGGCATGATTTGCAGCAGGCAAAGCAAAAGCTAGAAGTAACTGATTTTGGTGTAGGTTCTAAAAAGTTTAAAACCAATGAGCGATCTATTCGGCATCTCATTAAATATAATGCAACGCCTAAAAAACAAGGCGAGTTTATTTTTCGTTTGGTTCAATATTTAAAGCCCTGTAATATTATTGAATTGGGAACATCTCTGGGTATAGGAACCCTTTATCTGGCCTTGCCCAATTCACTTACCCAAGTATTTACAATTGAAGGTTGTCCGAAAATTTCTCAAATAGCCCAACAGAATTTTTCCATTGCAGGAGCCTTAAATATTGTTCAGCATATTGGCTCTTTTCAGGATGAATTGCCAATGATATTAGCGTCGGTTGATCAGGTTGGGATGGTTTATTTTGATGGGCACCATGCCTATCAGCCAACTATCGATTATTTTCATTTGTGTCTGAACAAAGCAAAGGGAAAAACTGTTTTTGTTTTCGATGATATATATTGGTCTAAAGGGATGGCGATGGCCTGGAATGAAATTATTGCACACCCATCTGTTTCTCTTTCTTTTGATTTTTTTAGCTTTGGAGTAGTTGTATTAAATGTTCCATATGTCAAGGAACATTATTTTATAACAAATATTTAA